One genomic window of Coffea eugenioides isolate CCC68of chromosome 1, Ceug_1.0, whole genome shotgun sequence includes the following:
- the LOC113763374 gene encoding rho GDP-dissociation inhibitor 1-like isoform X1 encodes MQGGGKREEAGPSSASGVVKDYPKGQLEINDKAENLAVVSSDDEEEQHQNHDEGDDADGGKIANFVPGPLISLKDQIEKDQEDESLRKWKEKLLGCLESDLNGRVEPEVKFHSIGILSSDFGEINTPLPVCGDQSKPVLFTLKEGSEYRLKLTFSVLHNIVSGLAYTNTVWKGGVEVDRKNGMLGTFAPQREPYIHTLEEETTPSGVLARGNYTAKLRFEDDDRRCHMELDYVLEIRKSR; translated from the exons ATGCAGGGTGGTGGCAAGAGGGAAGAGGCAGGGCCTTCTTCTGCAAGTGGGGTTGTAAAAGATTACCCGAAAGGACAATTAGAGATCAATGACAAGGCTGAAAATCTTGCAGTGGTCAGCAGTGATGATGAGGAGGAGCAGCATCAAAACCATGATGAGGGTGACGATGCTGATGGGGGCAAAATTGCTAATTTCGTTCCCGGCCCACTTATTTCTCTCAAGGACCAGATTGAAAAAGATCAG GAGGATGAGAGCCTCAGGAAGTGGAAAGAAAAGCTGCTTGGTTGTCTTGAAAGtgatttaaatg GGCGAGTGGAGCCTGAAGTTAAGTTCCATTCAATTGGAATTTTATCCTCGGACTTTGGGGAGATTAATACTCCCTTGCCTGTTTGTGGAGACCAAAGCAAACCTGTACTATTTACTCTCAAGGAGGGGTCTGAGTATCGGCTAAAGCTAACGTTCTCCGTTCTTCACAACATTGTATCAGGTCTGGCTTACACAAATACTGTTTGGAAAGGTGGAGTTGAAG TGGATCGAAAGAACGGAATGTTGGGCACGTTTGCTCCTCAGCGAGAACCATATATCCATACCTTAGAGGAGGAGACCACTCCATCTGGTGTGCTTGCCAGAGGAAATTATACAGCAAAGCTCAGG TTTGAAGACGATGATAGAAGATGTCATATGGAGCTTGATTATGTCTTGGAAATAAGAAAGAGCAGGTAG
- the LOC113763374 gene encoding rho GDP-dissociation inhibitor 1-like isoform X2 — MTRLKILQWSAVMMRRSSIKTMMRVTMLMGAKLLISFPAHLFLSRTRLKKIRFQEDESLRKWKEKLLGCLESDLNGRVEPEVKFHSIGILSSDFGEINTPLPVCGDQSKPVLFTLKEGSEYRLKLTFSVLHNIVSGLAYTNTVWKGGVEVDRKNGMLGTFAPQREPYIHTLEEETTPSGVLARGNYTAKLRFEDDDRRCHMELDYVLEIRKSR; from the exons ATGACAAGGCTGAAAATCTTGCAGTGGTCAGCAGTGATGATGAGGAGGAGCAGCATCAAAACCATGATGAGGGTGACGATGCTGATGGGGGCAAAATTGCTAATTTCGTTCCCGGCCCACTTATTTCTCTCAAGGACCAGATTGAAAAAGATCAGGTTTCAG GAGGATGAGAGCCTCAGGAAGTGGAAAGAAAAGCTGCTTGGTTGTCTTGAAAGtgatttaaatg GGCGAGTGGAGCCTGAAGTTAAGTTCCATTCAATTGGAATTTTATCCTCGGACTTTGGGGAGATTAATACTCCCTTGCCTGTTTGTGGAGACCAAAGCAAACCTGTACTATTTACTCTCAAGGAGGGGTCTGAGTATCGGCTAAAGCTAACGTTCTCCGTTCTTCACAACATTGTATCAGGTCTGGCTTACACAAATACTGTTTGGAAAGGTGGAGTTGAAG TGGATCGAAAGAACGGAATGTTGGGCACGTTTGCTCCTCAGCGAGAACCATATATCCATACCTTAGAGGAGGAGACCACTCCATCTGGTGTGCTTGCCAGAGGAAATTATACAGCAAAGCTCAGG TTTGAAGACGATGATAGAAGATGTCATATGGAGCTTGATTATGTCTTGGAAATAAGAAAGAGCAGGTAG